In one window of Candidatus Scalindua sp. DNA:
- a CDS encoding MlaD family protein: MSAKANFFKIGIFVISAAIIAIIAIVVLGVGTLFKKKIFFETYIDGSVQGLDVGSPVKMRGVKMGNVEEIAFVKEKYKFDLSSKEFLSYGQYVFIQISIEPKMESTEKEQKTFLVNMIAKGLRVRLASQGITGGAYLEADLLDPEKYPPMKLAWEPRSYYIPSAPSTITQFTESVEKILGKLEEINVKGITDGLEKTVGSVNKVLNDVKVVRIAEHAEQLLVELGETNKRLEPLLSDASATMATVKRITRDSEKPLTQTLNSLDELPEIFVQLKLTLRRFSNLLANEEQNIGVSAENVRLITGNLRELTENARSYPSQVFFGGPPPHSAPGGRK, translated from the coding sequence ATGAGTGCAAAGGCTAATTTTTTTAAGATCGGCATATTTGTTATCAGTGCTGCGATTATCGCGATCATTGCCATCGTTGTTTTGGGGGTCGGTACTCTTTTCAAAAAAAAGATCTTTTTTGAAACCTATATCGATGGTTCCGTCCAGGGTCTGGATGTCGGTTCTCCGGTTAAAATGCGTGGTGTTAAGATGGGCAATGTGGAGGAGATAGCTTTTGTGAAAGAGAAATACAAATTTGATCTCTCCTCAAAAGAATTTCTCAGTTATGGTCAATATGTGTTTATTCAGATATCCATTGAACCAAAAATGGAGTCAACCGAGAAAGAGCAGAAGACATTTCTCGTAAACATGATTGCTAAAGGACTGAGAGTTCGTCTGGCTTCACAGGGGATAACCGGGGGTGCTTATCTTGAGGCGGATTTGCTTGATCCTGAAAAATATCCTCCCATGAAATTAGCGTGGGAACCCAGATCGTACTATATTCCCTCTGCACCCAGCACGATTACCCAATTTACAGAATCTGTGGAGAAAATCCTGGGAAAACTTGAGGAGATTAATGTCAAGGGAATTACAGATGGACTGGAGAAAACTGTTGGTTCTGTGAACAAGGTACTGAATGATGTAAAGGTGGTCCGGATTGCCGAACATGCAGAACAATTGCTCGTTGAATTAGGTGAAACGAATAAGCGTCTGGAACCTCTCCTGTCTGATGCGTCTGCAACAATGGCGACAGTTAAACGGATTACCAGAGACTCAGAAAAACCTCTGACTCAAACCCTTAATTCATTAGATGAACTGCCTGAAATCTTTGTCCAACTCAAGCTGACCCTGCGCCGTTTTTCCAACCTGCTTGCCAATGAGGAGCAAAATATCGGTGTGTCTGCTGAAAATGTAAGATTGATTACGGGAAACCTTCGTGAGTTAACCGAGAACGCCAGGAGTTATCCATCACAAGTCTTTTTCGGGGGGCCGCCTCCACACTCAGCACCGGGAGGGAGAAAATGA
- a CDS encoding ABC-type transport auxiliary lipoprotein family protein, with protein MKKKIFLTLPFVVCILFPLLTGCLSLEKSYLEKHYFVLDASRDGEAVSSGTGVVLSVRRFQISPQFEGKSLIYRLSDSSYETDFYNEFFVSPASLLTEEVRQWLRDSGLFQNIVDPSSYLDPSHVLEGSVTALYGDYRESTVPKAVLEIHFFLLRQVSERYELIFQKQYHREEPLKGNTPDDLVRGWNNAFENILAKFETDIKTTITKD; from the coding sequence ATGAAGAAGAAAATCTTTTTAACGTTACCCTTTGTCGTATGTATATTGTTCCCTTTGTTAACAGGATGTCTTAGTCTTGAAAAGAGCTATCTGGAAAAACACTATTTTGTTCTGGATGCCTCTCGTGACGGGGAGGCTGTATCCTCCGGGACAGGAGTAGTTCTTTCTGTTCGGAGATTTCAGATCTCTCCTCAATTTGAAGGTAAAAGTCTGATCTACCGATTGTCTGATTCAAGTTACGAGACTGATTTCTACAACGAATTTTTTGTTTCTCCCGCATCGCTGCTTACCGAAGAGGTTCGCCAATGGTTAAGGGATTCGGGTCTTTTCCAGAACATCGTAGATCCTTCCAGCTATCTGGATCCTTCGCACGTTCTTGAGGGCAGCGTTACCGCTCTCTATGGAGATTACCGTGAAAGTACAGTCCCAAAGGCGGTATTAGAGATACATTTTTTTCTCCTTCGTCAGGTTTCTGAGAGGTACGAATTAATTTTTCAGAAACAATACCACAGGGAAGAACCTTTAAAAGGTAACACACCTGATGATCTGGTCAGAGGCTGGAACAATGCGTTTGAGAATATACTGGCAAAGTTTGAAACTGACATAAAAACAACTATTACCAAAGATTAG
- a CDS encoding RNA-binding transcriptional accessory protein, translated as MSTEHIVKIAEELKLKKEQVQAAGLLLDEGATVPFIARYRKEATGTLDEVAITAIRDRFAQLRELDKRRESILKSLAEAGKLTDELKEKILAAETLAVLEDLYLPYRPKRRTRATIAREKGLEPLARLIFEQEEIDLQEEAAGYIDEEKGVASLEEALAGARDIIAEWINEDQQSRVKIRELFASKGVFRSKMVSGKEEEGLKYKDYFDLEEPVDTAPSHRILAMRRGEKEGFLILRVTPPEEDAISILESLFVKGEGVASGQVKLSVHDSYKRLLSPSIETEIRLETKKRADETAIKVFAENLRQLLLASSLGQKNVMAIDPGFRTGCKVVCLDRQGRLVHKDVIYPHQSNERSSKDSEKVANLCERFNVEAIAIGNGTASRETEAFVKKITLPEHIQVVIVNESGASVYSASEVAREEFPDEDITVRGAVSIGRRLMDPLAELVKIDPKSIGVGQYQHDIDQNALKQGLDDVVISCVNAVGVEINTASPQLLQYVSGLGPQLARNIVAYRNEHGPLPSREKLKKVPKLGPKAFEQAAGFLRIRDGENPLDRSAVHPESYHIVDAMSKDLGCSVQDLMENEEMRSRINLEKFVTDTVGMPTLRDIKHELTKPGRDPREKFEVFSFVEGVEKIEDVEEGMQLPGIVTNITAFGAFVDIGVHQDGLVHISQLSNRFVKDPNEVVKVHQKVTVTVLGVDLQRRRISLSMK; from the coding sequence ATGAGTACAGAACACATTGTAAAGATAGCTGAAGAGCTTAAACTTAAAAAAGAACAGGTACAGGCGGCAGGGTTGCTGCTTGATGAGGGAGCAACCGTACCTTTTATTGCCAGGTACCGGAAGGAAGCTACCGGCACACTGGACGAGGTGGCGATTACGGCAATTCGTGATCGGTTTGCACAGCTGAGGGAATTGGATAAACGCCGGGAATCCATACTGAAGTCTCTGGCGGAAGCGGGAAAGCTTACGGATGAGTTGAAGGAAAAGATCCTGGCCGCGGAGACATTGGCAGTTCTGGAAGATCTCTATCTTCCATACCGTCCAAAACGCCGAACAAGGGCTACCATTGCAAGGGAGAAGGGGCTGGAACCCCTGGCCAGACTCATATTTGAGCAGGAGGAGATCGATCTCCAGGAAGAGGCGGCAGGCTATATAGATGAGGAAAAGGGAGTTGCCTCGCTTGAAGAGGCACTTGCCGGAGCGCGCGATATCATTGCAGAATGGATTAATGAAGATCAGCAGAGCCGTGTCAAGATCCGTGAACTCTTTGCTTCAAAAGGGGTTTTCAGGTCAAAGATGGTTTCCGGAAAAGAGGAGGAAGGGTTGAAATATAAGGACTATTTCGATCTGGAAGAGCCTGTGGACACTGCCCCATCTCATAGAATATTAGCCATGAGACGTGGGGAAAAAGAGGGTTTCCTTATTTTGCGTGTGACCCCGCCGGAAGAAGACGCGATCTCTATTCTGGAGTCGCTTTTTGTCAAAGGTGAAGGTGTGGCATCAGGGCAGGTGAAGCTGTCGGTGCATGATAGCTACAAGAGGCTCCTGTCACCTTCTATAGAGACCGAGATACGTCTGGAAACAAAAAAACGTGCGGATGAAACAGCCATAAAGGTCTTTGCAGAAAACCTTCGGCAACTCTTGCTTGCGTCTTCACTCGGTCAAAAAAATGTCATGGCGATTGATCCGGGATTTCGTACAGGCTGCAAGGTGGTATGCCTTGATCGTCAGGGAAGACTTGTACATAAAGACGTTATCTACCCACATCAATCAAACGAACGTTCATCAAAAGATTCAGAAAAGGTTGCAAATCTCTGCGAAAGGTTTAACGTGGAAGCTATTGCTATCGGTAACGGGACTGCAAGCAGGGAGACAGAAGCCTTTGTCAAAAAGATTACACTGCCGGAACATATCCAGGTTGTCATCGTAAACGAGAGCGGGGCTTCTGTGTATTCTGCATCGGAAGTAGCCCGCGAAGAATTTCCAGATGAGGATATTACAGTGCGAGGGGCTGTTTCGATTGGGAGACGGCTGATGGACCCATTAGCTGAGCTGGTAAAGATAGACCCAAAGTCTATTGGAGTTGGACAATATCAGCATGACATTGATCAGAACGCATTGAAGCAGGGGCTGGATGATGTTGTAATCAGTTGTGTGAATGCTGTCGGTGTTGAAATTAATACTGCAAGTCCGCAACTGCTCCAGTACGTTTCCGGCCTTGGGCCCCAACTTGCCAGAAACATTGTTGCATATCGTAATGAACACGGACCACTGCCGTCCAGAGAGAAGCTGAAAAAAGTACCGAAACTGGGACCCAAGGCCTTTGAACAAGCCGCAGGATTTCTCCGCATAAGGGATGGAGAAAACCCTTTAGACAGGAGTGCAGTTCATCCTGAGAGTTATCATATAGTAGACGCCATGTCAAAAGATCTTGGTTGCTCTGTTCAGGATTTGATGGAAAACGAGGAGATGAGAAGCAGGATCAACCTTGAGAAGTTTGTAACAGATACGGTAGGTATGCCAACCCTCCGGGATATTAAGCATGAGTTAACGAAACCTGGGCGCGATCCGCGGGAAAAGTTTGAGGTATTCAGTTTTGTTGAGGGAGTTGAAAAAATTGAAGATGTCGAGGAGGGAATGCAGCTTCCCGGAATTGTCACCAACATAACCGCATTTGGGGCTTTTGTCGACATAGGCGTACACCAGGACGGCCTCGTACATATCAGTCAGCTTTCAAACAGGTTTGTAAAAGATCCCAATGAGGTGGTTAAGGTTCATCAGAAGGTAACGGTAACCGTGTTGGGTGTAGACCTGCAAAGGAGAAGGATCTCTCTTTCCATGAAATAG
- the recQ gene encoding DNA helicase RecQ — translation MYDTLKSVFGFQSFRPNQETIIKNILQKKDVFAVISTGGGKSLCYQLPAKIMAGTTVVISPLISLMKDQVDAALENGIAAAFINSSLSRQEMSAVNQKLHNRALELLYIAPERFAMPNFIEELKTIPLSLFAVDEAHCISEWGHDFRPDYLSLSNVTRLFPDVPVAAFTATATPKVQDDIIDKIGLRSPFIVRASFNRHNLFYQVKRKREVGAQILEFLKEYKDDPGIIYRTTRDSVVKLSEFLIDNGIKALPYHAGLEVDVRKENQEAFSKDKVNVIVATVAFGMGIDKSNVRFVIHADLPKNIEGYYQETGRAGRDGELASCLLFFASQDIPKIRYFIDQIPEDEERSTAMYKLNQMVAYASHYVCRRRQLLSYFGEEYTAENCGTCDVCVDMVEKVDATTDAQIVMSAILRTDQRFGINHIVDIVIGANTSRIRELNHDGIKTYGAGKHKDKNHWRFIVDELLAQEVIVQDGGQYPVLNLTAKGYNILYGRETISALKREEVKKRKKTLKGLQLESYDEVLFERLRLVRMKFAEEQQVPPYIIFSDKALHEMCAFYPVTPADMKKINGVGDVKLERYGNEFISAVKRYLNENPGISVPDTQSLYQSADKPQRRTMGGTVETTGKLFKQGFSIHEIAKSRNLTAATISAHIETLIRDGCEIEIDRLIDAAKRKEIEKLFQELKTWNTGPVVEHSRGRVSYDEAKFVRAYVLRKSVQ, via the coding sequence ATGTATGATACATTAAAAAGTGTTTTCGGTTTTCAGTCCTTCCGTCCGAATCAGGAAACCATAATAAAGAACATTCTCCAGAAAAAGGATGTTTTCGCCGTAATATCGACGGGCGGAGGCAAATCTCTCTGTTATCAATTACCTGCTAAAATAATGGCAGGGACAACAGTGGTCATAAGTCCTCTGATATCTCTGATGAAAGACCAGGTGGATGCAGCGCTTGAAAATGGAATAGCGGCAGCCTTCATAAACAGTTCATTAAGCCGGCAGGAGATGTCAGCCGTAAACCAGAAGCTGCATAATCGTGCATTAGAGCTGCTTTATATAGCACCTGAGCGTTTTGCAATGCCGAACTTCATCGAAGAGCTGAAAACTATTCCTCTCTCCCTCTTTGCCGTCGATGAGGCACACTGTATTTCAGAATGGGGACACGACTTTCGCCCCGATTATCTGAGCCTGTCCAATGTAACCAGGCTCTTTCCGGATGTCCCTGTTGCAGCTTTTACGGCTACAGCAACGCCAAAGGTGCAGGACGATATTATCGATAAAATCGGACTCAGATCACCATTCATTGTCCGTGCATCCTTCAATCGGCATAATCTCTTTTATCAGGTAAAGAGAAAGAGGGAAGTGGGAGCACAGATACTGGAGTTTCTCAAGGAGTATAAAGATGACCCGGGAATAATTTATCGTACTACCCGCGATTCAGTTGTAAAGTTGTCAGAGTTTCTTATCGATAATGGTATTAAGGCATTACCCTACCATGCAGGATTGGAGGTAGATGTTCGTAAGGAGAACCAGGAGGCTTTTAGTAAGGACAAAGTGAACGTAATCGTGGCCACGGTTGCATTTGGTATGGGGATTGATAAATCAAACGTCAGGTTTGTCATCCATGCGGATTTACCGAAAAATATTGAAGGGTATTATCAGGAAACCGGCCGTGCCGGCCGTGATGGTGAGTTGGCCAGTTGTCTCCTCTTTTTTGCCAGTCAGGACATACCGAAGATCAGGTATTTTATAGACCAGATACCTGAAGATGAAGAGCGGTCAACTGCCATGTATAAACTGAACCAGATGGTTGCGTATGCTTCTCATTATGTTTGCAGGCGCAGGCAGCTGCTCAGCTATTTCGGTGAGGAGTATACAGCAGAAAATTGTGGGACCTGTGATGTCTGTGTCGATATGGTTGAAAAGGTAGATGCGACAACTGATGCGCAGATAGTAATGTCAGCTATTTTGCGGACAGACCAGCGTTTTGGGATCAATCATATTGTTGATATAGTAATAGGAGCCAATACGAGCCGTATCCGTGAATTGAACCATGACGGCATTAAAACCTATGGTGCTGGTAAGCATAAAGACAAAAATCATTGGAGATTTATTGTTGACGAACTCCTGGCACAAGAGGTAATTGTTCAGGATGGAGGCCAATATCCCGTATTAAATCTAACAGCAAAAGGTTATAACATCCTCTATGGTCGGGAGACCATTTCGGCGTTAAAGAGAGAAGAGGTGAAAAAGAGGAAGAAGACTCTCAAAGGTCTTCAACTTGAGTCCTATGATGAGGTTCTTTTTGAGAGACTTCGTCTTGTCCGGATGAAATTTGCAGAGGAGCAGCAGGTGCCGCCCTACATAATCTTTTCAGACAAGGCCCTCCACGAGATGTGCGCCTTTTACCCTGTAACACCGGCAGACATGAAAAAAATCAACGGTGTGGGAGATGTCAAACTCGAAAGATATGGGAACGAATTTATCAGTGCTGTAAAAAGATATCTGAACGAAAACCCCGGCATTTCAGTTCCCGACACACAGTCCTTGTATCAATCCGCTGATAAGCCGCAACGCAGGACAATGGGTGGCACGGTTGAGACAACCGGTAAACTTTTTAAACAGGGATTCTCGATCCATGAGATTGCAAAATCGCGGAACCTTACGGCAGCTACCATCTCCGCACACATTGAAACTCTGATAAGGGATGGCTGTGAAATTGAAATAGACCGACTCATTGACGCTGCAAAGCGAAAGGAAATTGAAAAGCTCTTTCAAGAACTCAAGACTTGGAATACCGGTCCGGTAGTTGAACATTCCAGAGGCAGGGTCAGCTATGACGAAGCAAAATTTGTTCGGGCATATGTACTTCGAAAGTCAGTGCAATAA
- a CDS encoding AsmA family protein, with the protein MTLETRPKKRRWPVITGISVGAVFGITGILVLLIPTFVSTDMAKSRIIRAMETNLGRKVEVDDIRMSWSDGVDVRNILIKEREGIPGDAFIKVDRFYCDIQFFPLIRKQIRIRELIIDNPEVVVHRYKQTVSDGESTTPESKQPSVTERVRVPEVAEQPVENDALSALALPFVLDIELKAKINNGTFTFVDHRLREKTVIHDFNTTLNIESLDKPIELKTAFDIETKGKTEHADISLDVSLSKDGEVNPRYARGAFKAETGFAKATADFDMASFSGEGGQGFEFISDIDTKGLTEKLAGILGLPEGLQVEGVCSSKITARGSLDKLINVDGRTDFVNLNVSGGPFKDKPVKDLNIKLLQSADVDVVNDRIQIYRFSLESLFAEMGITGLVTDLRSAGNLDLKMFFQCDIAGMAGALGGLLPLDGEIAGKVQSNVTLQGQRNKPRIDGKTVIKDLFLKKESFGPITEPEILITHNATLDAFDKSIIIREMGLSTSFVEFGSSGSLNHEKEADVNVILSVKNLEKLVGSLAGIVPLPQGFTVSGKTTTEMKIKGSREKGVRISGNTVLEGVNVAGGPLEKARISNLNMELVHVLDHSMPKDEVKIEQLDIDSDFLTMRSKGGAKNLSDDMDVDYGASLNLNLEKSTTLFSDFFPAGMSMAGKGIVDFTLRGKLPVDDAMYDDLVFQGNMFMEKVEYISNNITDLKAQFRLDNGIFNTDGFTFDLNDGEGKISAKAILSEEQPSSEFRLDLMDVLINQKIDTLGKFIPNLSQHEGEVSGTLNMDIAAQGKGLNWQDELSRTLSAEGNISIKNGLIKGDKVLSRIISDESFKFEELTTPVRIKDGKIFTDDLQINGSKLDIGLSGWTAFDGRIEYTVESDVLARYIGGDAENILGMLGKGVHLPIIITGTVNKPKVALKLPKSKEGFGDLIEGIMGSIGKSKEGGKGSEGVDGAQGELKTGESSDEKKPEKSRTEEKVEKLLKSLFK; encoded by the coding sequence TTGACATTGGAAACAAGACCAAAAAAGAGGAGATGGCCCGTAATAACGGGAATTTCTGTCGGTGCCGTATTTGGTATTACAGGGATACTTGTCCTGCTCATTCCCACATTTGTTTCTACTGATATGGCGAAAAGCAGGATTATTCGTGCCATGGAAACAAATCTGGGGCGCAAAGTGGAAGTTGATGATATCAGGATGAGCTGGTCAGATGGGGTCGATGTGAGAAATATCCTTATTAAGGAGAGGGAGGGTATCCCGGGTGATGCATTTATCAAGGTAGACAGGTTCTATTGTGACATACAGTTTTTTCCTCTCATCAGAAAACAGATACGGATACGGGAACTTATCATAGATAACCCTGAAGTAGTTGTGCACCGATATAAGCAGACGGTTTCTGATGGTGAGAGTACGACGCCAGAATCGAAACAGCCATCTGTGACAGAGAGGGTGCGCGTTCCCGAAGTCGCTGAACAACCAGTTGAAAACGATGCACTGTCGGCACTGGCTCTTCCCTTTGTCCTTGATATTGAATTAAAAGCCAAGATCAATAACGGAACATTCACATTCGTTGACCACCGGCTGCGTGAAAAAACCGTAATTCACGATTTTAATACAACGCTGAATATAGAGTCTCTGGACAAACCGATCGAACTGAAAACCGCCTTCGATATTGAGACAAAAGGGAAGACGGAACACGCGGATATCTCCCTGGATGTTTCATTGTCAAAAGATGGAGAAGTGAATCCCAGATATGCACGGGGAGCATTCAAGGCTGAGACGGGTTTTGCAAAAGCAACTGCGGATTTCGATATGGCAAGTTTCAGTGGTGAAGGTGGACAGGGCTTTGAATTTATTTCAGATATTGATACGAAGGGGTTGACGGAAAAACTTGCAGGAATATTGGGCCTGCCTGAGGGGCTGCAGGTGGAGGGTGTCTGCAGTTCAAAAATTACGGCTCGCGGGAGTCTGGATAAATTGATAAATGTCGATGGGCGTACAGATTTTGTGAACCTCAATGTTTCGGGTGGACCCTTTAAAGATAAACCTGTTAAGGATCTCAATATTAAACTGCTTCAAAGTGCTGATGTAGACGTGGTAAACGATCGAATCCAGATTTACCGGTTCAGTCTTGAATCTCTTTTTGCCGAAATGGGGATTACGGGGCTTGTTACTGATCTGAGAAGTGCCGGAAATCTTGATCTGAAGATGTTCTTCCAGTGTGACATAGCCGGGATGGCAGGAGCATTAGGGGGGCTTTTACCCCTGGATGGGGAAATTGCGGGGAAGGTACAATCAAATGTAACTCTTCAAGGCCAGCGTAACAAGCCGAGGATAGATGGCAAAACTGTTATTAAAGATCTGTTTCTCAAGAAGGAATCGTTCGGGCCTATTACCGAACCGGAAATTCTCATTACCCATAATGCAACATTAGATGCCTTTGACAAGAGTATCATCATCAGAGAGATGGGTTTGAGCACCAGTTTTGTAGAATTCGGATCTTCAGGTTCGCTTAATCATGAAAAAGAGGCTGACGTAAATGTGATTCTATCGGTAAAGAATCTGGAAAAACTTGTGGGCAGCCTTGCAGGGATTGTGCCGCTGCCTCAGGGGTTTACGGTCAGCGGGAAAACGACTACTGAAATGAAGATAAAGGGCAGCAGAGAAAAAGGTGTCAGGATCAGTGGGAACACCGTTCTGGAAGGCGTTAATGTGGCCGGTGGTCCTCTTGAAAAGGCCAGGATTTCCAATCTCAACATGGAACTTGTGCACGTTCTCGACCATAGCATGCCTAAAGACGAGGTAAAAATAGAACAACTGGATATTGATTCAGATTTTTTAACCATGAGATCGAAGGGCGGAGCAAAAAATTTGTCAGATGACATGGATGTTGATTACGGGGCTTCCCTGAACCTGAATCTTGAAAAGTCGACAACGCTGTTTTCAGATTTCTTTCCTGCAGGCATGTCGATGGCGGGTAAGGGGATTGTCGATTTCACCTTACGGGGGAAATTACCGGTAGATGACGCAATGTATGATGATCTGGTTTTTCAAGGAAATATGTTCATGGAGAAGGTTGAATATATTTCAAATAATATAACAGATTTGAAAGCTCAGTTTCGTCTTGATAACGGGATTTTTAACACAGACGGTTTCACTTTTGATCTCAATGACGGAGAGGGGAAGATATCTGCTAAGGCAATTCTCTCGGAAGAGCAACCTTCATCAGAGTTTCGTCTTGATTTGATGGATGTCCTTATCAATCAGAAGATAGACACGCTGGGGAAATTTATACCAAACCTTTCTCAACATGAAGGAGAGGTGTCCGGTACGCTGAATATGGATATTGCGGCACAGGGAAAAGGGCTTAACTGGCAAGATGAATTGAGCAGGACTCTCAGTGCTGAGGGGAATATCAGTATAAAGAATGGTTTAATAAAGGGTGACAAGGTTCTCTCCCGAATTATCAGCGACGAGTCCTTTAAATTTGAGGAGCTGACCACACCGGTCAGGATTAAAGACGGCAAAATATTCACGGATGATCTGCAGATTAATGGAAGTAAACTTGACATCGGTTTGTCAGGGTGGACTGCTTTTGATGGGCGGATAGAATATACGGTTGAATCTGATGTTTTAGCGAGATACATCGGTGGAGATGCAGAGAATATTCTTGGTATGTTAGGAAAGGGTGTCCATCTGCCAATCATCATTACCGGCACGGTGAATAAACCAAAGGTTGCTCTTAAACTGCCGAAGTCTAAAGAAGGTTTTGGAGATCTCATAGAAGGAATTATGGGAAGTATAGGGAAATCGAAAGAGGGCGGTAAGGGAAGTGAAGGTGTTGATGGAGCGCAGGGAGAGTTAAAGACCGGTGAATCCTCAGATGAGAAAAAACCAGAAAAAAGCAGGACAGAAGAAAAGGTAGAAAAACTTCTTAAAAGCCTGTTTAAATAG